In one Nitrososphaera viennensis EN76 genomic region, the following are encoded:
- a CDS encoding serine protein kinase RIO: MGKDDVEPEEEKQQQQQQQEQEQHKEPKAVARADRRYARHERENRFLQKKSEDYQVVEEVFDMPTMMVITKMVNDGILKSVQSHFASGKEAKVFIGEAPDGSPLAVKIYLTVSSEFKKRMQYIAGDPRFSEIKGGTRNFISAWARKEFKNLQQAHKAGVRVPAPIAVEKNVLVMEFIGDSEGNVATPLANLESVTEADYAEVVEQLQILYQKAGLVHADLSEYNIFKNPKGEIILLDFGSAVDVKHPNSKQFLVRDVQNVNRFFIKRGIDVIDTTHLMDRIMTAG, from the coding sequence ATGGGCAAAGACGACGTAGAGCCGGAAGAAGAGAAACAGCAGCAACAACAGCAGCAAGAACAAGAACAACATAAAGAGCCAAAGGCCGTCGCGCGGGCCGACAGGCGCTATGCGCGCCACGAGCGGGAAAACCGCTTTTTGCAAAAAAAGTCGGAGGACTACCAGGTGGTGGAGGAGGTGTTTGACATGCCCACCATGATGGTCATCACGAAAATGGTAAACGACGGCATACTGAAATCGGTGCAGAGCCACTTTGCCTCCGGCAAGGAGGCCAAGGTGTTCATTGGAGAGGCGCCCGACGGCTCGCCCCTTGCGGTGAAGATATACCTGACGGTGAGCTCCGAGTTCAAGAAGAGGATGCAGTACATCGCCGGCGACCCGCGCTTTTCAGAGATCAAGGGAGGCACCCGCAACTTTATCTCCGCGTGGGCAAGAAAAGAGTTCAAGAACCTGCAGCAGGCGCACAAGGCCGGCGTCCGCGTGCCGGCGCCAATAGCGGTTGAAAAGAACGTCCTTGTCATGGAGTTCATCGGCGACAGCGAGGGAAACGTCGCGACCCCGCTGGCAAACCTTGAAAGCGTAACAGAAGCCGACTATGCTGAAGTGGTGGAGCAGCTGCAAATACTGTACCAAAAGGCCGGCCTCGTGCACGCCGACCTGTCAGAGTACAACATATTCAAGAACCCAAAAGGCGAGATAATCCTGCTTGACTTTGGCTCGGCAGTCGACGTCAAGCACCCAAATTCAAAACAGTTTTTAGTCCGCGACGTGCAGAACGTAAACAGGTTCTTCATCAAGCGGGGCATAGACGTCATTGACACCACGCACCTCATGGACAGGATAATGACAGCGGGATAA
- a CDS encoding KH domain-containing protein yields the protein MSFQHNVKLPRERIAVLIGKGGRVKQDIEKRCGVAIEVDSESGDAVITTGENKPVEQIEMFKAVEIISAISRGFSPQRAMRLLEEEEMLFQQIDLRDYTGRSPSALERVKGRIIGEGGKSRRTIEELSGASMSVYGHTVSLIGTYHEVRLATDAIDMLCRGSMHKSVYNMLQEARRRDKMDRMRLWEDDKRDVEESEIMEEKET from the coding sequence ATGAGCTTCCAGCACAACGTCAAGCTTCCAAGGGAAAGGATAGCCGTCCTGATAGGCAAGGGCGGAAGGGTAAAGCAGGACATCGAGAAAAGATGCGGGGTCGCAATCGAGGTTGACAGCGAGTCCGGCGACGCCGTGATAACGACCGGGGAAAACAAGCCCGTGGAGCAGATAGAGATGTTCAAGGCAGTCGAGATAATCTCTGCTATCTCGCGGGGCTTTTCGCCCCAGCGCGCCATGCGCCTTTTGGAAGAGGAGGAGATGCTGTTCCAGCAAATAGACCTGCGCGACTACACCGGCAGGTCGCCAAGCGCGCTAGAGCGCGTCAAGGGCAGGATAATCGGCGAGGGCGGCAAGTCAAGGCGCACGATAGAGGAGCTGAGCGGAGCGTCCATGTCCGTTTACGGCCACACAGTGAGCCTGATAGGCACGTACCACGAGGTCAGGCTTGCGACGGACGCAATAGACATGCTGTGCCGGGGAAGCATGCACAAGAGCGTCTACAACATGCTGCAGGAGGCAAGAAGGCGCGACAAGATGGACAGGATGCGCCTGTGGGAAGACGACAAGCGCGACGTGGAAGAAAGCGAAATAATGGAAGAAAAAGAAACCTAG
- a CDS encoding ferredoxin--NADP reductase: MSAQPNLGKLVYRKDLTPDLAIIRIQPSDGSPVPDFKPGQFVTLGLKLDGEGDKITNRAYSLSSPPEEKRYFELYIKWAQEPVPGKFTTALFNMKEGDELYWRKPAGAFTIEDKRVDGTPDERTLVLVASGTGLAPFVGYALHLKATGSRRRIALLHGARNAKELGYRDLFERLAKESNGNFVYLPTVSRPNDPGSEGWTGHTGRVESLLVPKDSNGNGGGDRLSELERALGGKVTPENSFFHICGYSGTIDSVISILQPLGFVSNRHKRKDGSFDIKVETYG, from the coding sequence ATGAGCGCGCAGCCCAACCTTGGAAAACTTGTCTACAGGAAAGACCTTACCCCTGACCTTGCGATAATCCGCATCCAGCCGTCAGACGGGAGCCCGGTGCCCGACTTCAAGCCCGGCCAGTTCGTCACCCTCGGGCTAAAGCTGGACGGCGAGGGCGACAAGATAACAAACCGCGCCTACTCGCTTTCCTCGCCCCCGGAGGAAAAGCGCTACTTTGAGCTGTACATAAAGTGGGCGCAAGAGCCGGTGCCCGGCAAGTTCACCACCGCCCTTTTCAACATGAAAGAGGGCGACGAGCTTTACTGGCGCAAGCCCGCCGGCGCCTTTACCATAGAAGACAAGAGGGTAGACGGCACGCCTGACGAAAGGACGCTTGTTCTGGTCGCCTCCGGGACCGGACTTGCGCCGTTTGTGGGCTATGCCCTGCACCTAAAGGCGACAGGCTCCCGGCGCAGGATAGCGCTGTTGCACGGCGCTCGCAACGCAAAGGAGCTTGGCTACCGGGACCTGTTTGAACGGCTCGCAAAGGAAAGCAACGGCAATTTTGTCTACTTGCCGACGGTGAGCAGGCCAAACGATCCCGGCTCGGAGGGATGGACCGGCCACACCGGCAGGGTGGAGTCGCTTCTGGTGCCAAAGGATAGTAATGGCAATGGTGGTGGTGATCGCCTGTCCGAGCTTGAAAGGGCGCTTGGCGGCAAAGTCACGCCGGAAAACTCGTTTTTTCACATCTGCGGCTACTCGGGCACCATTGACAGCGTGATCTCGATACTGCAACCGCTAGGGTTTGTCAGCAACAGGCACAAGCGCAAGGACGGCTCGTTTGACATCAAGGTAGAGACGTACGGCTAG
- a CDS encoding DUF424 domain-containing protein: MYAARTTQYQGSLMIDICDLELIGSKLEQDGLAIDLTESYFKQDVIEPQQAGELLKKCAIANLVGDKIVGQALSMKMAKEASVKRISGVPFLMIFKFQQK, from the coding sequence TTGTACGCTGCCCGGACCACCCAGTACCAGGGGTCTCTCATGATAGACATCTGCGACCTTGAGTTGATAGGGAGCAAGCTGGAGCAGGACGGCCTTGCCATCGACCTGACCGAGTCGTACTTCAAGCAGGACGTGATAGAGCCGCAGCAGGCCGGCGAGCTCTTGAAGAAGTGCGCGATTGCAAACCTGGTAGGCGACAAGATCGTTGGCCAGGCGCTTTCGATGAAGATGGCAAAGGAGGCAAGCGTCAAGCGCATATCCGGCGTCCCATTCTTGATGATATTCAAGTTCCAGCAAAAGTGA